The Streptomyces sp. TLI_105 DNA segment CCGCACGGCCGAAACGCCCAAGTAGCTCCGCTACAAGAGCGCCCCGGCCGCACGCCGATCGCACGCACCGAGCGACCCGGCCTGATCCGACGCGAATTGTCAGACAGGCCCTAGTAGCCCGGGGGCTCCTGCTGCGGGCCGCGGTCGACCGGACCGCGGCCCGACAGGACCTCGCCGTACGCCTGCATGAGGTCGGCGAGCCGGAGGGTGGCGAGGTCCTCCCGGCTCGGGGTCCCCGGGTATCCGGAGAGCCGCAGGTCCCGGTAGGCGCAGGACTTCTCGTACAGGGTGCGCAGGAAGCGGCCGTTGCCGAGCTCGTCGATCCAGCCCTGGTCGACGACGTGTCCGCTGATCGAGCGCAGCTCGTCGAGGGCCTCCTCGTCCCAGTTGTCCCCGTTGGCCGCCGCGAGGACCTCGCCGATGGCGGTGAGTTCCAGCGGGCGGTACGAGGGGAAGTCGACGCGGGTGGTGAAGCGGGAGGACAGGCCGGGGTTGGTGCTGAGCAGCCGGTCCATGCCCTCGGGGTAGCCGGCCAGGATGACCACCAGGTGGTCGCGGTTGTCCTCGGCCCGCTTCAGGAGCACCTGGAGGGCCTCGTCCCCGTAGGCGTCGCCCTTGCTGTAGCCGGTGTTGGAGAGCGCGTAGGCCTCGTCGACGAACAGCACGCCGCCGACCGCCGAGTCGATCAGCTCATTGGCCTTGACCGCCGTCTGGCCCAGGAACTCGCCGACCATGTCGGCCCGTTGGGCCTCCACGAGATGGTCGCCGCCGAGCAGCCCGAGGGCGTAGAAGACCCGGCCGAGGATCCTGGCGACCGTGGTCTTCCCGGTGCCCGAGGGGCCGGAGAAGACGAAGTGGCGCTTGGGCGGCTGGACCGGAAGGCCCTGCCCGGCCCGGAGCCGTGCCATCTCCAGCTGCGCCGAGAGCGCCTTGACCTGGCGCTTGACCGGTTCGAGCCCGACCATGCCCTCCAGTTCGGCGAGCGCCTCCGCGAGGAGCGCCGGATCGGTGGGGCCGGCCGGGAAGCGCGGCGGCGAGGGCTGCCCGGGCAGCGGGGCCTTCTGCCGTACGGTCTCCGGCGGTGTGACGGGGGCGGCGGGCGGCACCGGTTCGGGCGCGAGCCGCAGCCCGTCGCCGAGTCCGCCCGCCTCGGGCTCGGCGCCCGGCACGGTGTCCACCGCGTCCTGCCCCAGGCCCCCGCCGAGGGTGCCCCTCGCGACCGTCGCGAGCCCGGCCGGGTCGTCCACCCCGTCGTAGCCCTCGAAGCCGTCGTACTCGGCGATCGCCGCGAGCCGCGCCGCCGTGTCCATGAACGCCGGGTCGATCCGGTGCACGGCCCGGTAGAGGGGCAGTGCGGCGGCGCTGCGCCCGGTGCCCTCGTGGGCGCGGGCGAGCCAGTAGCGCAGCTCCTTGCGCTGCGGCTGCTCGCTGCGGCACCGCATCAGCGAGGCCGACAGGAGCGGCTCGGCCTGGCTGTACATCTCCAGGCGCACCCGGGCCATGCCGCCGAAGAGCCCGGCCTCGATGCCGAGCAGCGGGTCGTCGACGAGGGTCTCGGTGTGCCGGACGAGCTGGTCCCAGTCCTTGACGAGATAGGCGCGGCAGGCGTGCAGGAAACGCACCTGGGGGTCGGTGTCGACCGGGGGGAGGCCCGCGAGGGCCCGGTCGAGCTCCGGCACGTGGCGGCCGTCGAGCCAGTGGGAGGCGTGCGCGAGCAGCAGGTCGCGGGGGCTCTCCAGGACCGGTTGCACCCACCAGCCCAGCCAGTACCAGGAGTTGAGGGTGCGTCGGTGCCGGGTCCGCTGCTCGCCGAAGCGCTCGCGGTTGCGGTACATGCGCAGCAGCGCGGTCGTGGTGTCGGCCCGGAGCGCGTGCAGCCCGAGCCAGGCGTCCGCCATACCGGGGTCGATCCGTACCGCCGTCCGGAACTCGTCCTCCGCCTGCGGATACGCGCCCATCGTGTAGGCGTCGACTCCGCGCAGCCAGGCGAGCTCGGCCGGGGCCTGCGAGCCCTGCGTGCCGATGTCCATCGGGTCCCCCACAACCGTCATCGCATGGACGGGATTTGACCGCACCTGGGGGCATCGTACCTGCGCAGGGGGTGCGCGCTTAAGGAGAAGCGCATGATCCGGAAGCGGTGACCCTGGGTGAGCTTCAGGGGGCGCGAAGGGGGTGGAAGAGGGCTCGGAGGGGGCTCGAAGAGGGCTTCCGAGGGCAGAACGAAGCCCCCGATCACGGGGGAACAACCGGGGGCTTCGTGTCCGCGGCGGCTCCGAAAAGCCGCACATTCAGAACGTAAGACCTGTACGCCCCCTCGGTCAAGCGAAGTTGAGGGACTTGCGGAAGCGGGCTTCCACCCCCTCAGATCACGGACGGGGAGCCGTCACCGTGCGTGATGATCTGGTGCGCGCCCGCTGTCACGGCCGGCCCTGGAAGCCAGTCGTACCCCTCCTGGCACTCCCGTACCAGGGTGTCGGCGAAGGGCCGGGAGGGGTCCTCGGCGAAATGGCGAGTCTCCGCCACGGTCCAGCCGTCCCAGAAGGAGGCCTGCTCCGGACCGTCCCGCCGACGCCCGCGCGCCCAGGAATCCTCGGCTGCGCGCTCCATCCACAGCAGCCACGCCAGGAACGGCCGCACCACCCTCCGGCCGGCGCCGACGCCCTCGACGAGGACCACCGGGGCCGGGGGCAGCGCCCGCGCCTCCCCGAAGCGCCGCAGCCGCCAGTCGTACGGGCGGTAGGAGGCGGTCTCGCCCCGGGAGAGCGGCTCCAGGACCTGCTCCCGCAGCCGGCCGGTCCACGCGAAGAGCTCCTCGTGCGTGGCGAGGTCGTCGAGGTGCAGGACGGGGGCGTCGTCGAGGGCGGCGGACAGCCGGGCCGCCAGGGTGGACTTGCCGGAGCCCGCGTGGCCGTCGACCGCCACCAGCCGGACCGGTCCGCAGGAGGGCGGCAGCCGGAGCAGCGCGTGGGCCGCGCGGTCGAGGTCGTTCATGGGCCCAGCGTAGGGGAGCGGGGGACCGCCGCAGGTCAGCGAGGTACCGCCGCCAGTGGTGGAGACCAATATTGGTGCGGCGACGCGAGCCGAAGTGCTGGCGGAGGCCCCGCGGAAGCCGGGATAGTGGGCCCGCGCAGCCCCGCCCGTCCACCGGTGCGGAGGCGGTACACCCTGCCTCGGCACTGTCGTACGCCCACCGTTCTCGACTGGGGGTCACCGCCCATGACCAGCTCCACCCCACGCAGAACCGTCCTCGCCGCGGCGCTCGCGGCCGCCGCGGGAACGGCCGCCGCCGGTCCCGCCACCGCCGCGGACCCCGCCACCGCCGCCTGCCCCGACCGCACCGCCTCCGACTGCGCGGCCGACGGCGCCGAGCGGGGCCACGCCCCCGCCGCCGGGCTCGTCGACAACCGCTTCTGGTCCTCGTACACGGACTGGAGGTGCGGTGCGACGGCCGGTACGAAGGCGGTCGCCGGCCTCCGGCCCGGCCTGGTCCTCGCCACCCCCGCCGGGCGCGTCGACTACACCGACCCGCACACCGGCCGCACCTCCGCCTGGGAGTACGCGAGCTGGACCTCGCCCGTCCACACCCCGGCCGTGCCCGCCACCGAGGTCATCGCCTCCTGGAACGCCGTCACCCCGCCCGGCACCTGGCTCCAGGTCGAACTGTCCGGCACGTACTCCGACGCCACCGCCACCCCCTGGTACGTGCTCGGCCGCTGGGCCTCCGGCGACGGCGACATCCGCCGCACCTCGGTCGACGACCAGACCGACGGCAGGAGCACCGTCTGGACCGACACCTTCGCGATCGACGACGCCGCGAGCGGCCTGCGGCTGCGCTCGTACCGGCTGCGCCTCACCCTCCACCGCACCCCCGGGACCGACCTCACCCCGACCGTCTGGCGGATCGGCGCCATGGCCTCGGACATCCCGGACCGCTTCACCGTCCCGGCCACCGAGCCGGGCCTCGACCACGAGCTGGACGTTCCGCGCTACTCGCAGAACACCCACGTCGGCCAGTACCCCGAGTACGACAACGGCGGCGAGGCCTGGTGCAGCCCGACCTCCTCCCAGATGATCGTCGAGTACTGGGGACGCCGCCCCTCCGCCGAGCAGCTGGCCTGGGTGAACCCGGCCTTCGCCGACCCGCAGGTCTGCCACGCCGCCCGCTTCACCTACGACCACCAGTACCAGGGCTGCGGCAACTGGCCCTTCAACGCCGCCTACGCGGCCACCTACCCCGACATGAACGCCGTGGTCACCCGGCTGCGCTCGCTCACGGAGCTCGAATCGCTGGTCCGCGTCGGCATCCCGGCCATAACGTCCCAGTCCTTCCGCAAGGAGGAGCTGACCGGAGCCGGGTACGGCACCTCGGGCCACCTGATGACCGTCATCGGCTTCACGGCGGACGGCGACGTCATCGCCAACGACCCCGCCTCCCCCAGCAACGAGGCCGTCCGCCGGGTCTACCGGCGGCGCGAGTGGGAGAACATCTGGCTGCGCACCAAGCGGTACGACGCGAACGGCAAGGTCAGAAGCGGTACGGGCGGTGTCTGCTACCTCTACTG contains these protein-coding regions:
- a CDS encoding uridine kinase, which codes for MNDLDRAAHALLRLPPSCGPVRLVAVDGHAGSGKSTLAARLSAALDDAPVLHLDDLATHEELFAWTGRLREQVLEPLSRGETASYRPYDWRLRRFGEARALPPAPVVLVEGVGAGRRVVRPFLAWLLWMERAAEDSWARGRRRDGPEQASFWDGWTVAETRHFAEDPSRPFADTLVRECQEGYDWLPGPAVTAGAHQIITHGDGSPSVI
- a CDS encoding AAA family ATPase, encoding MDIGTQGSQAPAELAWLRGVDAYTMGAYPQAEDEFRTAVRIDPGMADAWLGLHALRADTTTALLRMYRNRERFGEQRTRHRRTLNSWYWLGWWVQPVLESPRDLLLAHASHWLDGRHVPELDRALAGLPPVDTDPQVRFLHACRAYLVKDWDQLVRHTETLVDDPLLGIEAGLFGGMARVRLEMYSQAEPLLSASLMRCRSEQPQRKELRYWLARAHEGTGRSAAALPLYRAVHRIDPAFMDTAARLAAIAEYDGFEGYDGVDDPAGLATVARGTLGGGLGQDAVDTVPGAEPEAGGLGDGLRLAPEPVPPAAPVTPPETVRQKAPLPGQPSPPRFPAGPTDPALLAEALAELEGMVGLEPVKRQVKALSAQLEMARLRAGQGLPVQPPKRHFVFSGPSGTGKTTVARILGRVFYALGLLGGDHLVEAQRADMVGEFLGQTAVKANELIDSAVGGVLFVDEAYALSNTGYSKGDAYGDEALQVLLKRAEDNRDHLVVILAGYPEGMDRLLSTNPGLSSRFTTRVDFPSYRPLELTAIGEVLAAANGDNWDEEALDELRSISGHVVDQGWIDELGNGRFLRTLYEKSCAYRDLRLSGYPGTPSREDLATLRLADLMQAYGEVLSGRGPVDRGPQQEPPGY
- a CDS encoding peptidase C39 family protein, with the translated sequence MTSSTPRRTVLAAALAAAAGTAAAGPATAADPATAACPDRTASDCAADGAERGHAPAAGLVDNRFWSSYTDWRCGATAGTKAVAGLRPGLVLATPAGRVDYTDPHTGRTSAWEYASWTSPVHTPAVPATEVIASWNAVTPPGTWLQVELSGTYSDATATPWYVLGRWASGDGDIRRTSVDDQTDGRSTVWTDTFAIDDAASGLRLRSYRLRLTLHRTPGTDLTPTVWRIGAMASDIPDRFTVPATEPGLDHELDVPRYSQNTHVGQYPEYDNGGEAWCSPTSSQMIVEYWGRRPSAEQLAWVNPAFADPQVCHAARFTYDHQYQGCGNWPFNAAYAATYPDMNAVVTRLRSLTELESLVRVGIPAITSQSFRKEELTGAGYGTSGHLMTVIGFTADGDVIANDPASPSNEAVRRVYRRREWENIWLRTKRYDANGKVRSGTGGVCYLYWPVKPAPSQHRALQALGLV